The Syngnathus scovelli strain Florida chromosome 19, RoL_Ssco_1.2, whole genome shotgun sequence region CAGTGTGGGGATGATTTTCCGGAGCGACGTGAAAGCCTCGTTGAGAGACTGCGTGCGTTGGCGCTCTCGGATGTTGGCCATGACGCGCTGGTTCTGCAGGTCGTCGATGGAGCGAGCGGGGCTGCTGCTGGCCTCGCTGCTTTCGCTTGCCACGCTGCCACCGCCGCCTCCGTTACTACCGCCTCCACGGTCACAACTCTTTCTACGTCTCTTCTTAGGAATCTCCACGTCCAAGTCTTCGTCCAGTTCGTCTGCGCTCCTGCGCGTCGCAGCCCGCCGCTTCCTGGCGCCCCTCCGCGGCAGCTGCCGCTCGGTCTCCTCCTCACTGTTCCCTGCACTGTCCATCGGGGAGGAGTTGTCTTCTCGCATTGTCCAAAAGCTTTCAAGATGCCCTACAACCAGTTGTCCCTCTTGAGTCCAGTCCACAAACTCCACATGTGACCAAAAAATGATGGCCCGTGCTGATTTTAAAGCAAATATGATGCACCGCAAAGAAGGAGAGGTGTCTCCCACTTTTTATAGTGGGGAGCGAGATGGAGGATTTTGGGGAGCGCTGTGATTGGGTGGAAAGGGGTGTAACATAATACCACTGCAGGAATAACTTGTGTTAATATCAGAGGAAGAGTAGAGGACCTTGAaggcaaaaaggaaaaaaaatggaaagggGCTGGGATTGTTTTTGTAACTGTGCGCAAGATATTTTGGTGGGCGTTTTCTTATATTGGGCATCTCTGCACTAAATATGTCAGCATAGCAATATTGTGACGCTCATTTAAGCACTACCCTGACCTACTTATGTGAAGAATTTATTGTTGACACGCATTtattaatatattattttttaaaacagtAATATTTTTTAGATTCACTAACATTTGTATATTGCCACAGTGAGAACATACCACAATCTATTCCAGGTTCCAGGCCGTGAAGATCTATGGAAAAATatacaacagtctgatgactccATTCTAACTTATGATTCCCTTGACATACAGTACATGTATGCTCCCAAACTATGCAAGTCCCACAAGTGTCAAGAGTACAACTCCTAAAGGTGCAATGTGTACTGGAACTGTCAGAAAAAAAGGGGGCAGTATAGGGAGGGGTGTCCTTCAAAGTACAATTAATGTATCCTCCAATCAATGTATCTTCCATATGCCTATGCACGCTCACTGGGCCAGAAAAACAGGGATGGAACGTAAATACTACAAGTAAAAACAATTTACAATTTGATTTTAGGCTATTTTATACTAAAGTGCATTTCAAAATCTGTACTCTAAGCACAGTAACAAGTCTGCCAGTCTAGACACTTAGATGTGAACAGTGGTGATGGCAAAAAATAAACCCAGTGAAACACAGGAGGTTGCAAACGGCGGGGGGCCTTAGCTCGATCGTAACCAGACCGACGTGTTTATTTTCCCGTCAGCGGCCCCGCGTTGAGGTATGCGCTTAAATGGGTCTGACCCCCGCGGGGACGTCGACACCGCGGCTCAGGTTTAAAAGACGCCCCATCCCGAGGAGCTCTCGGGGCGGATCCGTGCTCGCAGCAGGGTCGCTAAGAAGGTGTACGACTGCGGCGTAAAGCAAACAGTGGAGGTGATGAAGAGGCCCAAACTcgcctacaatttttttttacaaggggGGGGCTTGAATCCAATAAAGAAACAAGAGCTGTAAAAGTCTGGAAGTGGTGGACTTTGATGCAAAATAATACTGAGGCCTCATCCACGGAGTGGGTCGCCCACAGGGGGCTCTGCATCAGCCAATTTGCACCTCAGCGTCAAAGATAATATCCAACCACGATTTGTGATGCAAATACCAATTTGCACTTGAAGCCGATAAGAAGGCTCAGAGATACAATCAATGTAATCTTCAGTTTATAATCTTGTTTTTCTCACACAGGTGAGAAAGCAACATGCTCCGCTCTCCAAGGTGCTGAAAACAACCTCACCTGTGGACTTGCCAACCTGACATTCTTGAACAACCTTCCCAGAAAATCACGATGTCCTCTCACTGCTgaactatttttagaacagctcTGCATGGCGACCTGGTGCCGGCAGATACTAACCCTGCTCTAAACTGCGAGGTAGATGTGCTTGTTAgtagccattaaaaaaaagtaatataatcgcttcattaggtacacgtgCAGAATTGAATGCTACGGAATAAAATAGCTTTTGCTTACCTTATGCTAACCTGACAGTACAATGCCGTGCACATcattaaattattaaattattattagtttTAGGAAACAAAAAAGATACTGCTACATTAGGTTGAGGTGCATTAAATTGTGAAGTTGCTAATGAAGTTTCTAGACATAAAAAATTGCACTTGGTTCAGATGCACTATGAGACATTGTTGCATAGTGTTAATCAAAATGATCAATATAATTATcaatctcatttttattttccgaTTGCATCAatatgcaggtgtacctaatattgtgagcGGAGTGTGACCATTTAAACTGTACTTGAAACAAAAACCTCATTTAAACTAAAAAGATCAATTCTTGTACTAAGAACTTTACAAACAATCCAAGGCTGTTGACTTCTAAGATCTAAAATATCGCAATCCATGTGCCAATTGAAGTCAGCATCAAGTGTTCTCCAAAAGATCCTTCATGAAGGAGATGTAGACAATGGCTAGCCGCAGCGTCTCAATGCGGGAGAGTCTCTTCTCGTAGGCAAAGGTGGGAACTTTCTTCCTGAGCGCATCGAACGCCTcgttcagactaaacatgcgctTCCTCTCCCGTACGTTAGCCGCCTGGCGCTGGACCACCGTAATGATCCTCCTCCGCTTGGACCTGCCGGACCCGGCGCCTCCTTCTCGGCCAACCGGGCCGATCATCAGATGATCGTCCGTGTGCTCTGGGCTCCAGGATGCGTCGCTGGATTGGCTGTCATCCACCTGCTGCTTGGTCGGAAAATCCATCAGGTTTACATCAAAGTGGATCAAGGTGGAGTCCAGGAGTCGAGTCTGCAGCTCCATCTCCAAGTCCAAAAAGCTTCACAAATAAAATCCTTTTATAGGTCTGTTCTCACAAGTTGGAGAGCATCTCTTACAAGTGAAGCCCGCTTTTGTCTGAATCCGGATGGAGCACGACAGGGTGAGATCCTATTTGGCTGGAGTCCAAAAGGCCTTATCCTGCTCTTTCAACAAGTGGCCTGCATGCGGCACCCAACGTGCCCATGCCCAAGTAGCTTGTAGAAGCTCTCCAAGTGATGCGATGTCATCCTGGAGGCCATTCATGAGCTTCTGGAGAATAGCAACCTCTTGACAAGAGGGTCATGCAGTCGTATTTGCTCTTTCCCTTCTTCCTTGCTGGCTAAATAACCACACTTTTTATCACTTAAAGAGCCCCAGGAGAAGACCAAATAGAACATTCCCTAAAAGTCCTCACACAGCAAAAAGCTTTCTGTTGCAAATTAGAGCAAATAACTGTCAGTTCCCATGGCAGAGGAGTGTCCACATTGCAGGGGGTGCTGAAAGGGCCTCCAATGCGTATTTGTAGTTCCTCAAGAGAATGCTTGGTCATAAGCACGATGAGGCGATTAAATATATTTCGGATACCGAAATGAGGCAAAAAGACGAAAAGCGCAACGAGATCGAGCTCTGACTGAAACACAATCAAGATATGATCAGGCTCCATTAGAAAACAGCGTAAATTCCAATCCAGAACAGATTAGATTAAGGCTTGCGATCTTATCATTTTGGGAAAAATATAATTGGTTTAATACACGAGAATACAACAAACTGTGCActgtttacccccccccccctttccctcgAGGAACACATTATAAATTATTAAGATAAGAGTGAGTTAAATTGTATTATATATTTAAAACTTGTCAAAACTAAACGGCTATTTGGAGATTTTATCCATGTTATAAATGTGCGGGTTAAAGGAAAGCGTCCAAAGATGATACTTCATGAATTAATGTGAGTGTTTAtcttgtacacacacacacacacacaactgaatTGTCATCATCTCCCTCCACCGCTTTGCTGTTTTTCGGGTCGGGCAGATAAACATGATGGGACATTCCGCCGGTCGTCGTGGAAACGCTGAGAAAGAGCAGCTGGGCGGTAGAATATGAGGTAATCTCACCCTGGGGCTGCTGGGTAAATATTGGTCTTAAATAAGGAGTAAAGCCCCCAAAAgaggcacacaaacacacctacAGGGGTTCATCCCAGTTTTGTCTGAGTGGAAACAAACTCGACTAATCTTCACACAGGCGAACTCAtaatgagtcgctctctgttattATCGCCGTGTGAAATTAACGATGACTTTTTGCCGTGACTGGATGTTGGTGGAGGTAAACATCTGTCTGACACATCCAAACACAAAGTGGGACTTGAAagcttgtgatgacatctggagAGCAagcggaaaaaagaaaaacgacaCATTTCGAAAGCCTACCTTTGCTCGTAAATACAACATTCTGCACATGCCTCGTTGCGGCTAAGGGAGCACTTAACACTAAATCCCTCTTATATTAGATGTTAGTCACATATTGTACATCATGTCTCACAGTAAAATGTGAGTGACAGATTTGGGAGGAAAAGTATTACAGGCCTGTATTGGGAAGTAAAATTTCACTGCATTACATTCACTCGAGAAGTTGTGCTACATTTTTATGAATTGCAAAGGTCACATGACCCACTGCAATATTTCTCGCACTAATCTAAGGCGCAGTACTATTGTTGTACTTGAGAGGAAAATTGTGTTGTTGTGTATAAAagacacattttaagatttggcTAAGCATGGCGGGTCATTATGTCGTGAACTTTATAACGGCCATTCTTGCAGAATTAATTAGGACATGAAAAAGGGAGGGGACTAAACAATCAAGGAAGTGAGTAATGGAAATGAGTTTAGAACTCTTGACCAATGATGTGCTTTATTAGTGTCATCATGAACGCAAtcagtctttctttctttcccctttttcatttttgcctGCCTGCGCACCCACAAAGTGACTCATTGGTTCACTTGTCTCACCTTTCACAGCATCCTCGGCTCTGACTGGCTGAAGCAGTCAGCCAATCACCAATCGGGGGGATGTTTACACAGCTGGGTGGCCAGTTAAAGGTGGGGCTCATGCAAGTGTGTGTGGTTCATGGACCACGCTGGATGGAAGCCAGCGGGTCTACCATATATCTCCACTACAACACCCTGCAACCTTCCATCTCACTTCCTTCAACGCCTCGCAATGGCCAAGCCGCAGCTCCTTCGAAtgacccctccctccctcgcttaaTCCAATGCCTAAACTCTCCACCCAAACACTTTAAAAAATCCCTTTGCTGTCCCACCCACCATCCAAAAACATGTCACCACCTTCCCCGCTGTCTCAACTGTTTATTTACACAATAGAGGCCTGGCCATTACTGAGACAAGCTTTTTAAAAAGTGCCATGTTTGACTTTTGTAAACTTCAGTTTAAAAATCGATATGCATCTGCCAATTTGGCAAAACCATCAAAAAGAAATAGTACTCACGGTACATGTTGATTATTAATTGCGAGTGGATCACTATCGATGTTTCCTTGTCAAACTTGGCTTGCCGTGACCAAGAAAtctggggaagaaaaaaaggagTTATTTTTGGCCTTCTCAGCAAATATGAAATCTGTTTGGTTCAAGAAACAACTGTCTAGACAACAGCGATTACCTCCCGATTATGTCGAGCTTTTATTAATTTTTAGCTTTTTAGTTCCTTGGGTGCACTGCAATCCCTTGGGGGATGAGGGAGTATAACTTTTCTTGCATAATATACAGCACGTGGTAACTTAATGAATTTATAGATGACAACAATATTTGTGTCTTtgcaatattttctaagttattATGAAGTTGTAAACTGCTTTCAGCCTTGTTGAATTAAGCtgagccagattttttttttcacttgttatATCTGGCGTCCTCTATCAGACATTTCTCGGCTCCATTCTATATTTTCTCAATTCAAATGCCTTTTTGGGATTCCAGTCTGAGTATTATTTGTCTTGTGAAATGAAACTTTTGTTTCCTTAGAGCAGGTCCAGTTGCAAAAAGGTGAccagcacatgcacacacacacacacacgctccacCCAGAGAGGATCACCGGACttaaaatgaatgttttcaTATCAGAGATAAGATATTTGTTAACACTCTTCTCTGGGGCGTATTTTGTCATTGAAATGAAACGTTTGTGTTCCCAAGTTGAAATATGTTTACTGATTGTACATGCTGTTGCTTTTGGAACATTTGAACATTCCGAacgtgcaacaaaaaaaaagtacatttgatGTACGCGGTAtggacaagcaaaaaaaaaaaaaaacgactcacCCTTTGATGATGTAGTCGACACCATTCTTTGCTGTCACACAAGTGCAAAAAGAAGTTAGAAACTGCATAACAAgacctacaaaaaaaatagaaaggtaCTCACCCTTGACGTTGATGCCATTCGATTCTCCATTTCATAATGTCTCTTGTCTGCATCCAGCATATGTGGAttttagatctttttttttttgggcctaaTCAGATTTCAGCCTCTGTGTTGCAATGCCAATCTAATCTGCCAAGAGCCTTCGGAATCAGTAGTTCATTGACATAAGTttgattaagaaacacatttgtaCACATCAGCATCTCAGAGACATCCTGGTCGCCGTGGTTACCGTGAGCAGGTCAGCGTCTGGCGGGAGCCAAGGAACCAAACAATCGGAATCCAGCTTGTTTACTTTCGGGGTTAATAGTGTGtgcgtggacattgaacccttgGGAAAGAGTGGAAGCGGAGTGTGCACGGATATTCGCCGAGCTGAACATTAAAATGAGAGTGATGCAAAGCAGAGGTGCCAAAAAATCTCCCAGCTCTGCCTTTGAAATGCCCATAAAGGGATTTCATGGATGTCAGTACGAGGCGCTTTgatacaattcaacccttgcctGGGTCGTGTTGTACGATTAATGGCCGCTGTTGCACAGCTCTGACTGGTGGAACACTTAAGCTTTATGACCTGCTGCCATTTGGGCCTGTGGGACCGAGGCGAGGGGCCGACCGCAGAACTAATTATCCGAGCCAAAGGATGGAGATTTGCAGATTGCGGGTCGGGGATGAGGTGCGTATGCGTGGCTGAGCGAGCCAGCGAGTGCGTGGCACTCGTTTCCGCCAGTGTGTGTTCTTATGCAGGGAATGTTCTCCTGCAGGAGCCTGCCAGGCATGGAAACTTTGACCCAGGAGAGAGACACACAGCCAATTTAGACACACACACTATGAAACACAGAGGTGTGAGGGGAAAAGTTGTCTGGCCTGCTcaagaacaaaaacaacactcctccctccttccctcatcTTCTTCTGGCCATCAGAGGATCATGAAGATAAACGAGCATGCCTAGATATGAGGGTCCAGTGGCAGGAGGGGAGTCTGGAGTGGAATGCGTGTGAACTGCACTCCGCCTCCAATAAATCTGGGGAACAAGTAGGAGGAGAGGGAAGGCTTGGTGGGGGAAGCAAAGGGGAGGGAAAAAGGGAGACTGCGTTGGGGTGAGATAGCGGGGATGACAAGATGAATGGGAGGCGATGGAGGGGCGCTTCGGTGCAGGTGCACACGGGCCAGAGTGGAGATCAGGTAAAACATGGAGCGGGGGGGTCACCAAGGGACAAATAATTTAGATTACAGTCAGGGAAACACCTGGGCTAGACAAAAATATATGCAAATAGTCAGACTTTAGTGTATATTTCTGTTATATATCAAAAAACTTTGTGCAGAATACAAACCAAAATATTGCAGGTTTTTGTCAAAAATTGTAAATCACAATACTGATACAGAAACGGATGATCAGAAGGGACGGATGAAGACGCGACCATTTAATTGCATCCACTTAT contains the following coding sequences:
- the twist1a gene encoding twist-related protein 1a, which translates into the protein MREDNSSPMDSAGNSEEETERQLPRRGARKRRAATRRSADELDEDLDVEIPKKRRRKSCDRGGGSNGGGGGSVASESSEASSSPARSIDDLQNQRVMANIRERQRTQSLNEAFTSLRKIIPTLPSDKLSKIQTLKLAARYIDFLCQVLQSDELDARGSSCSYVAHERLSYAFSVWRMGDACSVSTTTH
- the LOC137839717 gene encoding fer3-like protein encodes the protein MELQTRLLDSTLIHFDVNLMDFPTKQQVDDSQSSDASWSPEHTDDHLMIGPVGREGGAGSGRSKRRRIITVVQRQAANVRERKRMFSLNEAFDALRKKVPTFAYEKRLSRIETLRLAIVYISFMKDLLENT